One segment of Ureibacillus thermophilus DNA contains the following:
- a CDS encoding Hsp20/alpha crystallin family protein, with translation MFDLRPFRRRNEDLFERFKKVFDDVFENDFLPDLGQDFKSLRTDITETKDAYIVQADLPGFNKDDVQIDIENNYLTIRAKRDDQTEERDENDRIIRKERHFGEFYRSFYIHDVDQDRIEAELENGVLKITLPKLQPGDDSSSRRIQIK, from the coding sequence ATGTTTGATTTAAGACCATTCCGAAGAAGAAATGAAGATTTATTTGAACGTTTCAAAAAAGTATTTGACGATGTATTTGAAAACGATTTCTTACCGGATTTAGGGCAAGATTTCAAATCGCTCCGCACAGATATTACCGAAACAAAAGATGCCTACATTGTACAAGCTGATTTGCCTGGTTTTAATAAAGACGATGTTCAAATCGATATAGAGAACAACTATTTAACAATCCGTGCAAAACGTGATGACCAAACAGAAGAACGGGATGAAAATGACCGCATTATCCGCAAAGAACGCCATTTCGGTGAATTCTACCGCTCTTTCTATATTCATGATGTGGATCAAGATCGCATTGAAGCAGAATTAGAAAATGGTGTATTAAAAATTACGCTTCCAAAACTTCAACCTGGCGATGATTCTTCATC